The segment TTTGTAGGGTTTCATACCTGCCTATTTTAGCGCAGGTCTTCATATCTGCTTGGTGCAATGGCACTTTGAACTCACGGTCTTTTATGGCCGACTTTACAATAACAGAAATGTGTTATGATTCGGTTACTTCAACAGCGAATTTGGAAAGGCTTAAAAGGGAGGCGCTCGCACGATTGAAACAAGGGACAATTCTGAGTGTTGAACGCACACAGGAGGGATCCGAAACAAGGATAAGACTACCTGGGAGAAAAAATTCCCTTATTGTTAGTGCCTCCAGATCGGAATTAAGACCATTTTTGTCAAGTAAACCGATCATTGAAACACGAAAAATCGGTAAGGTTAATTTGACTTACAGGACCGCTTCGCGAAAATTTTCAGGTTTTAGGTTTAAAAAAAACCAGACGGTTAGAAAAAAGATTGATCTTAAAAGCCAGTTTTCGAAACCAATTCAATCAACCATCGCCCCAAGCTATCAAAATAGAGTTTCTGGGAAATTGGTAAATCCTGATGAGGTGTTCGATGTCGTTAAAGATGGGCTCTCTCAGGATAAAATTGTATTAATGGGAGATTTCCATAATTCAGTCTACCATCCCTCCTTCATTGACATGGTTGTCAAACTGAAAAAGTTAGGAATGATTTTTTCCGTAGCCCTCGAATTGCCGCATCACCTTGAAGTGAATATAAATGACCCGGATTATCCCTCTGCAAAATTCGTTACCGATTTAAATCTATTAATGAGTAATTTTGATGGCACACGGGTTAGGCATAGCTTTAATGCATTTTTAACTGATTGGATTGATTTGCTTCGGGTTAATTCAATTCCCATCATCTTGATCGATACGCCTCATGTCCATCCTGAACAACAAGGAGTAGATCGTGATGGCTGGATGGCCAGTAAATTCATTGAAGGCAGATCTCGGCACAGAAATAATGCCGTATTGGGAATGGTGGGAATGGAACACGTCAAGCGTGGTGGGATCCCCAAGGAATTGATAAAGAGTCGTCCATATTATAGTGGCGATGTGGTAACAATCAAAATGGGAATTGAATTTCCAATTCCTTATTCAGAAAGCGAATTTGATTACACATTTGTGGATCCACTCTTAGAACCAGATAATTCCAAAAATCCATTTAACGTATTTTTTTCGATGGTTTCGGCTGCGACCTTGAATCGATTCGGAATGGAAGCACGCGTGTGGATTACGGAGGTCATGCCTCGGTTGGAGACTTTATTTCTTGCGGCACTTTCGGGACCTTTGGTCATATGGTTGGGGGCTGTGTTTGCCTCGCCGCTCGTTCTAGGTTTGGCGGCGGCGGGGGCGGCAGGATTCATTTTTTCCGCACTCCATGTCATCCTTCTTAAATGGCAAGGAGAAAAGGTTACCGTCAAGGACGCGCTCCTTTGGGCAGGTGGTGGATTTTTGTTTGCGTTGCCTTTCGCACTTGTTGCGGCGGGATTGGTGGCCGGTGCTCTGCCCGCTGTTGGAATGGCGCTCTATCTTCCCGCCTATGCCATTAGCTTAATTCCGCATGAGGCGATTAATAAGGTGATTTTCGACAAAAAGTTGCAGGGTGTGCCGTTTTTCGCGGCGATTAGGACGTCCAGGTCCGATCCCTCAGCGAATCCCAGGCAGGCCTCACGCATCGAATTGATCCGTGATCACTATGGAATTATTGGTCCAGATAAAGAGATCTCCCGGGAGGTGGACAGCTTGGCGCGACAGGCGTTGCGGACGCTTGGTCTGGCGGAGGAGGAATTCGCTGTCGTCGTGACCGACGCCGACGAGGTCAACGCGAGCTTTTATCTTAACGGAGAAAAAGTGGTGGTGTTCCACAGGGGCCTGCTTGAATTTATGAAGAGAGAAGGGATCTTCAACCGTGACACAATCCTTTTTATCCTGGGCCACGAAGCGGGACACGCCCTTCAAGAAGAAAGAAAAAAAAAGGACAGGGATTATAACCCGTCTGGACTGATCGCGGAGTATGACGCCGATGAAAAGGGCCTTCGGGCGTTGGACGGCGGGGACGGTCGTGGGCCGCTGTCTCCCGTTGCTGGGATGGGGCTTATGAAAGCCCTTCGTTCCAAAGAAAGTCGCATGGCGGCGATCACCACAACGCATCCCCATTCCCACCGCCGCGAAGCCAAGATTTATAATGACATTCGGCATAAGTATTGGCAGAATTTGGATGCAGAACCCCAACAACTCCCACCGGATATTTTGGGAACAAAGCGCTCTGAGCGTTTTAACTTCGACGACCAACTGTACGGCTCGTTTTCCGTTTCCCACTTCGCTTTAATGGCCGAGCGGGCATCCTCCGTGCACGACCTTAAAAAAATCATGGGTTTGTATTACGCGGTGTCGGCTTATAGGGCCATTCTGGATGCTTTTCGGGAAAAGGCCGGGTCTGCTGTTCTGGATTTGAGCGAAGCAAAGGTTCGTGAATGGTTAGATGGTGCGAATTCTCCCAGCGCGAGAGCCGCCTTTATCATGAGAATGATGCAGGACCAGAATGTCAAGGCAGAAGACTATTTTACGGCTGAAGAGGCACGGGCGGTGCGGGAAATGGCTAGGGCCCATAATATTGAAATGAACGATGAAGGTTTCGCCATAATCTTGGCCAACCAGGCGGCCGACCTGAGCGGATTTCTGCTTAAATCCGCCGAGGATCGCGACCCCAATTACGCGTGGCTGCGTCCTGATAAGGCTACAATGGGAAAAGAAGAGGAAGACCTGCGCAATTTTCTTCAAAATCAAATTCAGATAATTCACGAAGGGAAAGAGTCAGAAGAACTTGAAAAAAGACTTGAAAATCGGGCGCGTACGCTGGTTCCTTCCTTGGCGCAATTAACTGAGAACGATCAAGCAGGCCTAATCGAGTATGGGGTATTGGGCCCAATCCACTTTTTGCTGAACCGCGCCTATGGTCCGGTCCTGAGTGAAAGGGACAATCCCTTTCGGGAAAAGAATTGGGATGACCCGTCGGCTGTGGCCGCTGTGCTGTTAACGGTGTTCAGAAAATACTCTAACGATTACTTGGATGCGCGGGGAAATAACCCCGTCTTCTCTGAAATTATTCGATTTGAAAACTTCGAAGTCTGGGGAAAAATAGGAAGGCTTACATCAGGGGTTGATAATTATACCCATTTGCTCATCAACGCATTGATGGGGGATATTGCAAATAATGGGGCGAACAAAGAAGCCCTGGTGCGATTGTACGAGGCCCTCGAGGTTGGGGCCGGGGTGCGACCTGGCTTTACTGCGGGGCGGTCCAGTTCATCGAAAGATGAATTGGAAAAGGTGCTGTTATCAAAAATCGAATCGCCGGAGGAATTTGTTCGCCTATTCGGGGGGTTGGGGTGGAAGGTGAGTTTGGGTGTTCCATTGATCGATGTTTTCCGAAAGGCGCAAACTCGGGAGTTGTTGGTTCAATCTTTCGGGGACATGTTGCGGCACCCCCATCTTTGGGAGCAGGCGACGAAGTCTATGCGCGATTTCGCCGAGGTCCTATATGATCAGTTCAATGTTTCCGCGGAGGAAGGGGTCGTCCTTTTGGAGGGTCTGTTATCTGAGTCAAATGTCGAGGAGCGTATTGAGGGCCAGTTTGTTAACGGAGGAGGTGTCTCGCCATCGCAAAATGGCATCGAAAATGGGCTCGCTTTTTTCTTAGGGAAAATTTCGGACCAAAAACCCCGTTTTGAAATCGGGGCTCGCTTGTACGGAAAGCGTTCTCATAATGATGCTTCAAAATATTTCTCTGGTGATTGGCGTTGGCAAGATCTCACAAAAAACTTCAGCGGTTTCCTCCCCTTTCGGAGTGGATCAAGTTCTCAGGAAGACGGCGATTTCGTTGATACAAAACAAAGTGGCCCAATTTATGTGTGCCTCAAGGAGAGTCTGGAGAGAGAAGGTGTCCCTCCCTTGGAACAGTTGGCGTTATTTTTGGAACATGGCATCGTTCCGGAGAGGGGGCTTTGGAACGCGGCAGTAAATGACAGTGACAAAGAAAACCTATTCGCGGTTTTGATTGCAAACGAATCAGAATTTATTAGGAATGGCCTAACAACAGAACACTTCAATACACTCTTGTCTATGGTTGCCTGGTCGTGGTTTTTTAATGGCGTTAAAGGTCAGCGGGATATCGCGCCGTTGGCGGGGTTCATTAATCGTCTTAGGCCCTCACTTTTTAATGAGCGCGCGTGGAACAGGTTCATGTCCAGTTATGGTTTTGAAAATTTGACCGGTAATGTTTGGGAAATCGTTTTTCAAATGTGCGCCAGCATGATCAGCCCGATCCGGGAGAATTCATTGGAGGCTCCCTCGTCAATGGAAGGCCCTCTCCCCGTCTGGGCCCGAGCGAAAGAAAATCCCAAAAACCACCCCGCTCTCACCTGGGGGGATCGGGTTTTTGTCGCGTGGAAGAGAGCGCATTCCCGTGCGAGCCCAGATCAAATTCTACAGGCTGTTCTGAAAGCCTACCCCCAGGCGACGGAACACAGAAACAAGGTCCTGATCGATTTAGTTGGTAATCCCCTTCGCGATGCCCCGAATCGTTTTATTAACATACTGCCGCACCTTCACCCCAGCCCCGTCCGAGACATCTTGGCGCGGCGGATGTTGGAAGCCGATATCGCGACCGCTTCGACCCCTCTGCAAACATATCAAGATGTTCAAAACCTTGTGGATCGATATTTTCCCCGGGAATCTGAAATTAAAAATGAGGTTCTGCTTCGACTGCTCCAAGACGTGGAAACATCGGTGGATGAATTAGAGAAACTTAGGGGGGAAAGCGTTTTGGAGCAAACCTCCAGGAGCCGCGCCGCTGGGATTGGACATAGAGTTTTAGAGCATTTAGGTGATGCTTTGGAAAACCATACCGCAACGCAGAAACGCGAGACCTTTGAATGGCTGATTGGTGTGAGCAAGGAAAAGCCCGATGTGGTCCAGGTTTACGAAGAGGCCCAGAAAGTAGACTTGACGGACCTGCCCCTTCTTTTGTCCCTTGCAACGGAAACAGACAGGTATTTATTTCTAACCACCTTATTCATCGGGCCAGTGGGGCTTTTGGCCAACGAGGGAGAGCGTCGGACGTTGATCGAAAATATTTTTCGTCACGGGTTGGGTGAAGAACCCAATGGAGATAATAAGTTGTGTCTTATATTTGTTGAAACTTTCAATGCTTCCCCGGAGTTGAAGCAATTGGACTTGATTCACGGCATTTTTGGCCATTTTTTAAAAAAGAAGGGAAACGCGACCGATGGGCGCAACGAATTAATACGCGATTTGTTGGCAAGTTTTGGCGTGGTCGGCGTGAAATTGGGCCAGGTTTTGGCAAAGCAGTCGATCATCACCAGCGCGGACTTGAGGGCGGTGTTGGAATCCCTTTCGGATCGAGTAACTCCAATGGATAAGCGCTACTTGATGGGTGCTCTTTTGTTCGACAACTCTTTCGGATCATTAAAGGAAAGGATCAAAACTATTGGGAGACTTTTGGGGAGTGCGTCCATTAAGCAGGGATATATGACAACTCTGGTTGATGGGCGGCAAGTAGCGCTCAAATATATTCGACCCCTCGCCCGTTACGAAGTTCGGGTGAACATGGAGATTCTTAAAAAGGTTATTAATAACCTGCGCGGCAAAATCGAAGGTCTGGAAAATATATCGGATACGCTAGTAGACCAAGTAGGCCAGGCGGTCCGGCGGGAACTGGACATGGCGGCGGAGGTGGAGGGACAAAAGAGTATCGGCGCCACCTCCAACGGCGATTCCTATGGCGGATGGCGATTGAATATCCCCCGCGTGGATGGAACGTTGGAGGGTCGTCAATTTTTCGCTGACGACTTTGTCCGTGGTGAACCCTTAAAAAGCGATTTAGTCGCCAGGCTCCGCGGGACGGGGGATTACCCCGCAATAGCCGCTCTCGTCTATCGAGCGCTCTTGAAACAGATGCTCATTAACGGCCGCTACCACGCCGATCTTCATGCGGGCAATATTCTGGTCGACGTGGAAAATAAAACTGTCCATATCCTGGACTTTGGCAATACAGGAATTCTTTCGAGCGAAAACCAAGATGCCTTTATCCTATTTCTGTCGGCTCTCGATCGAGGGGATTCTTTTTCCGCGTTGGGTGAGTTGGAGCGAATGGCTACTAAGTTATCTTCCCTTACGACCGATGAGCGTGACAAATTGGTTGGATTGGTGACGGTTCATGGGGCGTCGGTGGAGGCCAAACTGCGTGACATCAAAGTGTTGTTGTCTCGAAACGGGGTGGAATTTACAGAACAGTTTGAGGTTCTTTTCAAGGTATTCGAGACCGTTACCTACCTCACCGGGAGCGTCCTGGATGGCGAGCCTGAAAGAATATTGAGGGGAGTGGTGTTGCGAAGGCAGTTTATTTCGGTGCGCCGTATCTTTTCACGAACGACTTGGAAACTTTTGAAAGGGTACTTGTTCGGACCGAAGCGAGGTGCGGGGAATGAACCGCCAATGACACCCCCTGGTTCCCTTGATTCAGATAAGAAAACGGTGGGGTTCGGCAATGCTGAAATTTCTTTGCTCAGGGAGATTGTAGGAGACAGCCGTCCCTTAGATTTCGAGGCGCGGGTGCGTGATGCCTTGCTAAATGCGGAGGCAGGGGTGGATCTGGACGAATCTGGACGCCAGAAGGCTCGGGTGGCCATGGGTGAAAAACCGGACGCGGTCCATAAGCTGGGATTGATTCGGTTCGAGTCCTCTGGTAGGGCGGACGCTCTCCCGGGTGCCGTTCAGACTATGGACTTTTCGGACTTCGTTGGAGAGGAGCGTGTGAAGGCCGCCTCCTATTTGTTGGGTCTTATTCAGGGGCGGGGGGAGAGGGCTGCCCCGATTGTTATCTCAGGTGTTATGAATTCAACCGAATTGGAGGGGATAAACCCCGCACTGGAAGCTTATCGGCCGTATATCCTTTTCGCCCCGGATGGTGTCATTGGCGATGGGAAACTGATCTTGGTAAGGCTGATAGGCTTTTTAAATCAGCATAATATTCCTGTTCCTGCCCTGGACGTGGTGGCAGCCTCCAAGGATTCTGTGGACATTACAGGAGTTTCTGTGAAAGTGACCGTCCGTGAGTTCTCTTCTATTGCCAAGGCTGTTCAAGATTGGATAGATCGGGCGGTCCTTTTGGCGTCACAAGCCTAATCCATACACCTCGTTGTCCGCGTACAATCGCTCTTTCTATTATTTGAGGATAATCCTTTCCCGTGGATTAGTCATTCGGGGGAGGATCAGCAGGATTCCAAGGAGGAAATGAGGGTGGTCAAAGAAAACTCGGTAAGCGGAGTTGTGGAGAGGAACAGCGATCGGTAACGATCCGCAGGAGGGAATAGCTTTTTGGTGAGGACCGCCAGATCAAAGTCACTATCAAACCGTAATTCACTACGGGCGGCGCTTCCAAAAAGATAAATGAGGCGGGGGGAGAAAGGCAGCAGTTTTTGGAGAATTGCCTTTATCTGTTTAATCCTAAGAATTGGATCTGGGTGATCGGTACGGCCACGTTAGGCAATAAGATTCAAGGTGTCTTCTACGCTTCGGCGGACGCCGGTGAAGATGGGGGTGTCCCTTAGCGTGTAGCGGCTGCCTTGGGTTTCCCTTAGGGCCATGACGAGATCAACGAAGTCTGAGGGGTAATCGGACTCGAAGGCGACGACGAATTCTTGGTCGTCTAGGCCGAAAGAATAGGTGGTGTTGAGTTTCACTGAGGGGAATTTGTTGCCCACCATGATGTGCTCGTCCATCATTTTTTGGCGGTCCTCTTTGCTGAGAAGATACCACTCGCGGGTTTTGACGAAGGGGTAAATGAAGAGGTATTTGTATTTGCCCGGTTGGATTTTCGCTCGTTGGTTTTCATGTTCTGGGTTCAGTTTGTCCACGTAGGTGGATCGTTTGGATTGGGACAGGTATGACGTGGGCATGGTGAGGTAACTGCCCAGTTTCGTTCGGTTCAGCGCGGCGGACATCTCTTCAAAATCTTCCAGGCGATAACTGATGCGCCAGAGGAAAAAGTCGGTTTCTGGCCGGAAGCCCAATGTGGAATAGGACAAGGTGATCACGGAACCAGAGAAGGGGGCCAAGGCTTCTGCGGCTTCTTTTTTTCCAGCGGTGCGTTCGGCTTCGGGCAGTCGGCGCCAGGCGGGGTCGAGTTTATAGAAAGCGAAATTGACGAACTGTCGGGCGGCTGGTGGTGTGGCTGGTCCGCCGGGTGAGGCGGCGGGGTGTGCGACGGGAGCGTTCATGGTTCCTCCTCAAAAATCTCAAAAATCGTTTTTCTTCGACGGAAAACGTGGGTTAATTTGTTGAGGGATTTTAACATATTTGAGGGTTGGTGGGGCTTGAACGCGGGAGATTAATGAATGGAAAGTCAAGACTTGACCCCAGAGGGGGCTTGACATCGGTCGGGTAAATGCTATTATTCTTTTCAGCACAGAGGTGTGCTGATCAGTGACAATGGTGTCCCACTTGGCTTTGGCCTTGTGGGACTTTTTATTTCCGGCCTTGGGGCCGGGCCGGGGAGGGAGGTCTTCGGCGGGTGAAATTTGGGTTCGGCGGATGTCACCGCCGGGGCCGAGCCGCTTCCAGCGAGCTCAACAGACGATGGCGTCTCATGCGCAGGTGCGCGTGGGGCGTCTTTTTTTTTACGAACTCAAGGAGAATCTTATGGGAAAAATTTCGACCTCTCGCAATAAAAATCACTGGGCCACTCGGTTGGTGGGCGCGGTTACGGCCGCGGCTTATCTTGTGACTATTTTGGGTGCTGCGCCTGCGGAGGCCTCTTTTTGGGAAGACCGGGCCGCGGCACGCTCTCGGTTGGAGGGGAACGGTGGGCAATCGCCTACCCTGTTGGCCCAACTGCCGGCTTCCCAGGCCTTTTCGTTTGGGTCGGCCATTCGGCCGGTCCCCCTCGTGGCCCCGTCGCCCTCTCTTTCCAAAATATTGGCTTCCACGCCCCTGTGGGCGCGGCGGGCGGTGACCCCTTATGCCGACGTGCGTGTGGTGCGGGAAGGGCGGTCCAGCGACATTCGATTTTTCTTGGTTATGGATGCCCATGACGTTTACTCTGCCCAACAAAATGTGGCCCGGCTTTTGGAATCCCTGGGATCTCAAGGGAAAATGGTGGTGGGCGTGGAGGGGACCACCGGCGCGTTTGATTTGGATCGCCACCGGGGGCTGTTGCCTTCTCCGGCTCAGGAACAACTGACGGACCATTTGCTCAAAAAGGGGTTTATCAACGGGCCGGAAGCCTTTGGTTTGACCGCCCCCACGGTGCCCCATTTGTGGGGAGTGGAAGACCCCGCGCTTTATGACGCCAATGTGCGCGCCTACCGCGACTCTCTGAGCGCGGAAGGGGAGACCCGATCTGCCCTTGCGGTTTTGAAAAAAGAAGGGTTTGAACGTCAAAAAACGGTTTTCTCTGGGGCCTTACAAAAACTGGACCGGGAAGTTCAGGCCATGCACGAGGATCGCGGGGATTTGGGTCGTTACGCCACGGAAATTTCCCGTGGGGCGGGTGGGGGGGTGGGTCAGCACGTGCAACGGTTTTTAGATGCCAAGGCATTGGAAGACAAGATTTCGTTCCCTGCGGTGGAGCAAGCCCGGGCCGCTTTCATTGAACGGCTTTCGCCCCTTTTGGGCACGGCGGAGATGGCCAAGCTCGTTCAAGCGACCACGGTGTTTCGCACGGGGGGGGAATCCGCCAAGGACTACTATCGGATGATTGAGGCCGTGGGCCTTTCGAAAGGGGTTCCGCTGTCGGCTTATCCGGCGTTTCGGGAATACATTAGTTACGTTTCCTTGGCGGACGGGATTGGTGCCGCCCAGCTTATGGAGGAATTGGACGCCTTGGAGACACGGGCCTATCAACGATTGGCGACAGGAGAAGCCCTGTCATTGGCTGAATGGAACAAGGACTTACGTTTGGCCGAGCGGGCGGTTGAACATGCTTTGACACCCTTGGAATGGGGACAATTTGAAGCGCGCCGGGAAGAATGGGCCCGGTTGACGGAGAGGGCCCATTCCCTTGGGTTTTCGACGTCGGCGGCGGAGACGGTGCAAACTCAACTGCCCAAGTTCGCGGCGTTCTTTGAAGCGGCGGAAGCCCGCAACAAAACCCTTTTGGAGAACACTTTAGCGGAGGCTCGGCGGCAGGGGGCCAACACGGCGGTTTTGGTGACGGGTGGGTTTCACGCGCCGGCATTAGAAAAGCGGCTCATGAATGAAAATATTCCCCACGCGGTTTTGTCGCCCCGGGTGGCGGAGGTCCCGGAATCGGGGGCCGGGTATTTGCAGGCTTTTGCCCCCACGCGGACACCGTTGGAACGGTTATTGTTGGGTGAAAGATTGTTTATGAATCCTCCCTCCGCCACGGCGGTGGGAACCCAATTGCCTTCCTCCCCTTACAACCTCTCTGCCCGGACATTAAATTCAGCGGAAATGGTGTATGGGGTTACACTGGCAGAAGATCCGGCCTCTTTTGCCGAAAACTGGAATCGCCAAAATCCGAATACAGGACGGGTTTCGGTTCAGGCGATCCAGGAGGAGGGAACGAAATCCCTACGGATTTCATTTGTTGGGGCGAACCAAGAGATCTTGGTCGCAACGGACCAAACGGAGAGATCCTTAACGGCTCCAAAAAAATTAGCCGCGGCGGTCGAAAGAAAAGGGGGGAAAGTCGTTGATGAAGGGCACGTGGGAAACGTGAATTATGCCATTGGTGGAAAAGCGGTGTCGCGCGTTCTGCCGGAAATATTGGCCGGTGTTGGATTTATGGTTTGGCTGGGAGGAACATCCCTTTCTCCCCCGGCGCTCCTTATCGGACTTGGTCTGTGGGGGATTTTGGGCGGAATGATGTTACGGGCGGTGATTTTATCTTCGGTTTACTGGCATGGAATGGGGCATGCCGCTGTGGTGAGCGCTCTGGGAAAACAAAATTTCAAACAACTGATGCATTCCTATGAATCGAGTCTCTCCTTCGAAGCCCTGGTTCCTTTTTCGACCATTTTCATTCCAGGCCTTTCAAGCAAAAGCAGTGCGCCCTCTATGGCGGCGCTGGAAGCGGATTCCCCTTCACTGGGAAACCGCGTCGCCGCCTTGGCGGGGCCCCTGAGCAATTTGATGGTGGTGGGCCTCGTGGCGCCTTTCTTGGGGATGACGGGAATATCTGATTTTACCTATTTGGCTTTGGCCGCCGTGGCGGGGGTTAACCTATGGACAGTTTTGACTTCTGTCTCCGACTTTCAAACGGCAATAACGGGTATTGCCCGGGTGTTTGCGTGTGGGGTCATTGGGGTTGTTTACGGTGGGCCGAACGCGAAAGGGGCCGCCATGCCCGTAGGGTTGCAATCTGTTCTCGATACAGCCGTTCGCCGAACCCTTCACCGGGGAGGTCAATCGGGAGGGGTGGCGGCCATCGCTGTTAAAGAAAATGGCCATTCGGAGTTTTCGTATTTTGTGGAGAAAGTGGCCAAAGAAAAAAATCGTCGTCTTCGATTGGGGAAATTAATGCGGGACGCCTCATCCCGGATCTCCGATCGGGCTGAAAAAGACGGGTATGGGGGATTAAAGCGTGTGGTGGCTGTGGCCCACACCCGGTATGGAACAAATTTGGCCCAGCCTATTGCACTCAATGCCCATCCCCATTTGGGCTCGAACCATGAGGACACGATCGTTTATATTGGCGAGGGGGGCCGGGATGATCATTATGAACGGCCCTGGAACGGTCCCCGGGCCAAACCGGCGGTGAAATCCATCGCTATGCCGCGCGGAGTTGCCATTGCACATAATGGAGACGACAACGCCACGGCCGTTTCCCTGGATGGGGAGAAATCAATTTATATCACCAACGATGAAGATGCTTTATTAAGTGAACACATGACCGGATTTAAAAATCCCGCGGAGGGCGATTCCCCCCAAATCGCCACTCGGATGGAACGATGGATCACCCAGGGATCGGTGATGGCTTCCCTTCGGTTGGCCCTTTTTCAAACGGGTGTGGCGTCCCTCGCGGGGAAAAATACTCACTTTGCGGAAATTTTGGAGCGCGCCCCCACACCCGGCCTGTTGAACGGATTGTTGCAGACCCAAGCCCTTCAATCTTTTGAACGTGAAGTTGTTGTGCTTCTGCAACGACATCCCCAGGCCAACCGTTTGGAAAATCTCTTTGCGGCGGCGGGGGCCCGCGTGCAGAGCAATGAAGCTTTTTGGGATTTGGAAGAGCGGGTGCCTTTTGAACGTGGATCAGATATTGAAGGGTTGCGAAATCGTTTCGCAGGGCAGGCAGACGCTTTTCTACAAAACCTGCCGTGGTTTAACGATCTCCAGGGACATGAGCAAAAAGAATTGGCCCAGGTGTTCAGCGATCTCTTTTTGAAATTCTATTTTACGGGAGATTTTCGTCGATCGGGAATTCATTTGCTCCGGCGGGCCGATTCGACTTCAACCCATGGCGTGATGAACACCACGGTTTTGGAAGGGGAAAGCGCCCAATGGTTACGCCAAAATCAACCGTTTTATGTGTGGGTGACGGAAGATGGGAAAAGTCTGGCGGGGAGCAGTGAGTCCAAAGCGTTTTTGGGTGGAAAAATTGGAGACAGTTTATTTCGCTATCGGTTGACGTTGCGGAACGGAGAAGTAGCGACCTTGCGGGAGAACCGGTTGGTCATAGACCACGTGGAGAAAGGACGCGTGGCAGAATACGACTTTGACCATATGGATCGAGTGACAGAGGAGAGGCGTTGGTTGGATTTGGAGAACAGCCCCTACGTGTCCCCTTCCTCCTCGCTGGAAACCGCTCCGGAACAACGGGTCCGTGAGGACGAAGAAATGATTCCCTGGGTGAATGAAACTCTTAAAGAAGAGTTTTCCGATCCCGCTTCTCACAACAGTCAAACCGGTCGCGCCTTTGTGACCTTGTTG is part of the Elusimicrobiota bacterium genome and harbors:
- a CDS encoding M48 family metalloprotease translates to MEARVWITEVMPRLETLFLAALSGPLVIWLGAVFASPLVLGLAAAGAAGFIFSALHVILLKWQGEKVTVKDALLWAGGGFLFALPFALVAAGLVAGALPAVGMALYLPAYAISLIPHEAINKVIFDKKLQGVPFFAAIRTSRSDPSANPRQASRIELIRDHYGIIGPDKEISREVDSLARQALRTLGLAEEEFAVVVTDADEVNASFYLNGEKVVVFHRGLLEFMKREGIFNRDTILFILGHEAGHALQEERKKKDRDYNPSGLIAEYDADEKGLRALDGGDGRGPLSPVAGMGLMKALRSKESRMAAITTTHPHSHRREAKIYNDIRHKYWQNLDAEPQQLPPDILGTKRSERFNFDDQLYGSFSVSHFALMAERASSVHDLKKIMGLYYAVSAYRAILDAFREKAGSAVLDLSEAKVREWLDGANSPSARAAFIMRMMQDQNVKAEDYFTAEEARAVREMARAHNIEMNDEGFAIILANQAADLSGFLLKSAEDRDPNYAWLRPDKATMGKEEEDLRNFLQNQIQIIHEGKESEELEKRLENRARTLVPSLAQLTENDQAGLIEYGVLGPIHFLLNRAYGPVLSERDNPFREKNWDDPSAVAAVLLTVFRKYSNDYLDARGNNPVFSEIIRFENFEVWGKIGRLTSGVDNYTHLLINALMGDIANNGANKEALVRLYEALEVGAGVRPGFTAGRSSSSKDELEKVLLSKIESPEEFVRLFGGLGWKVSLGVPLIDVFRKAQTRELLVQSFGDMLRHPHLWEQATKSMRDFAEVLYDQFNVSAEEGVVLLEGLLSESNVEERIEGQFVNGGGVSPSQNGIENGLAFFLGKISDQKPRFEIGARLYGKRSHNDASKYFSGDWRWQDLTKNFSGFLPFRSGSSSQEDGDFVDTKQSGPIYVCLKESLEREGVPPLEQLALFLEHGIVPERGLWNAAVNDSDKENLFAVLIANESEFIRNGLTTEHFNTLLSMVAWSWFFNGVKGQRDIAPLAGFINRLRPSLFNERAWNRFMSSYGFENLTGNVWEIVFQMCASMISPIRENSLEAPSSMEGPLPVWARAKENPKNHPALTWGDRVFVAWKRAHSRASPDQILQAVLKAYPQATEHRNKVLIDLVGNPLRDAPNRFINILPHLHPSPVRDILARRMLEADIATASTPLQTYQDVQNLVDRYFPRESEIKNEVLLRLLQDVETSVDELEKLRGESVLEQTSRSRAAGIGHRVLEHLGDALENHTATQKRETFEWLIGVSKEKPDVVQVYEEAQKVDLTDLPLLLSLATETDRYLFLTTLFIGPVGLLANEGERRTLIENIFRHGLGEEPNGDNKLCLIFVETFNASPELKQLDLIHGIFGHFLKKKGNATDGRNELIRDLLASFGVVGVKLGQVLAKQSIITSADLRAVLESLSDRVTPMDKRYLMGALLFDNSFGSLKERIKTIGRLLGSASIKQGYMTTLVDGRQVALKYIRPLARYEVRVNMEILKKVINNLRGKIEGLENISDTLVDQVGQAVRRELDMAAEVEGQKSIGATSNGDSYGGWRLNIPRVDGTLEGRQFFADDFVRGEPLKSDLVARLRGTGDYPAIAALVYRALLKQMLINGRYHADLHAGNILVDVENKTVHILDFGNTGILSSENQDAFILFLSALDRGDSFSALGELERMATKLSSLTTDERDKLVGLVTVHGASVEAKLRDIKVLLSRNGVEFTEQFEVLFKVFETVTYLTGSVLDGEPERILRGVVLRRQFISVRRIFSRTTWKLLKGYLFGPKRGAGNEPPMTPPGSLDSDKKTVGFGNAEISLLREIVGDSRPLDFEARVRDALLNAEAGVDLDESGRQKARVAMGEKPDAVHKLGLIRFESSGRADALPGAVQTMDFSDFVGEERVKAASYLLGLIQGRGERAAPIVISGVMNSTELEGINPALEAYRPYILFAPDGVIGDGKLILVRLIGFLNQHNIPVPALDVVAASKDSVDITGVSVKVTVREFSSIAKAVQDWIDRAVLLASQA
- a CDS encoding nucleotidyltransferase domain-containing protein, with protein sequence MKQIKAILQKLLPFSPRLIYLFGSAARSELRFDSDFDLAVLTKKLFPPADRYRSLFLSTTPLTEFSLTTLISSLESC
- a CDS encoding chlorite dismutase family protein, with the translated sequence MNAPVAHPAASPGGPATPPAARQFVNFAFYKLDPAWRRLPEAERTAGKKEAAEALAPFSGSVITLSYSTLGFRPETDFFLWRISYRLEDFEEMSAALNRTKLGSYLTMPTSYLSQSKRSTYVDKLNPEHENQRAKIQPGKYKYLFIYPFVKTREWYLLSKEDRQKMMDEHIMVGNKFPSVKLNTTYSFGLDDQEFVVAFESDYPSDFVDLVMALRETQGSRYTLRDTPIFTGVRRSVEDTLNLIA